A part of Apodemus sylvaticus chromosome 19, mApoSyl1.1, whole genome shotgun sequence genomic DNA contains:
- the LOC127669849 gene encoding olfactory receptor 2B6-like — MSLINKSHPEEFVLLGFADCPWLELPLFIILLVTYPTAMIGNIAIILVSTLDPCLHSPMYFFLSNLSFLDMCYTTSIVPQMLTNLGGSTKTISYMKCVVQLYFFHTMGGTECVLLALMSFDRYMAICRPLHYTLIMNQRNCLLLVSTVWLTGISYAVSEATVTLQLPLCGHNKMDHLVCEIPVLIKTACGEKETNELVLSVVCIFLLAVPLCLILASYACIGHAVFKIKSSEGRKKAFGTCSSHLVVVLLFYDPAISMYLQPPSSITKDQPKFMALFYGVVTPTLNPFIYTLRNKDVKRALGNLFRNIFMSK; from the coding sequence ATGTCGTTGATCAATAAAAGTCACCCAGAAGAGTTTGTTCTACTTGGTTTTGCAGACTGTCCCTGGCTGGAACTTCCTCTCTTTATTATTCTTCTGGTAACATACCCCACAGCCATGATTGGAAACATTGCCATCATTCTGGTGTCCACATTAGACCCCTGTCTTCACAGTCCTATGTATTTCTTCCTCAGCAACCTCTCCTTTCTGGACATGTGCTACACCACAAGCATTGTGCCTCAGATGCTAACCAACCTTGGGGGCTCCACAAAGACCATCAGCTACATGAAGTGTGTAGTTCAGCTTTATTTCTTTCACACAATGGGGGGTACAGAGTGTGTCCTCCTGGCTCTTATGTCCTTTGACCGATATATGGCCATTTGCAGACCACTGCACTACACCCTCATAATGAATCAACGTAACTGCCTCCTGTTAGTGTCCACTGTATGGCTGACTGGAATTTCCTATGCTGTCTCAGAGGCCACTGTGACACTGCAATTGCCTCTATGTGGCCACAATAAAATGGATCATTTGGTGTGTGAGATTCCAGTtctgataaaaactgcttgtggTGAAAAAGAGACTAATGagcttgttctctctgtggtttgcatttttcttttagctGTCCCTCTGTGTTTAATTCTTGCCTCCTATGCTTGTATTGGACATGCtgtctttaaaatcaaatcttcagagggaaggaaaaaggcctTTGGGACATGTTCCTCTCATCTCGTTGTAGTTCTCTTGTTCTATGATCCAGCCATTAGCATGTATCTTCAGCCTCCCTCCTCTATTACAAAAGACCAACCCAAGTTCATGGCTCTCTTTTATGGAGTAGTAACTCCTACACTGAACCCATTTATCTATACCCTGAGGAATAAGGATGTAAAGAGGGCATTAGGTAACCTATTTAGGAACATTTTTATGTCAAAGTGA
- the LOC127669271 gene encoding olfactory receptor 2H2-like, producing the protein MGTVCNDTHGNFILRGFSDKPCLEKVLFGVILVFYCLTLAGNTIIIFVSSKDPKLQIPMYFFLSNLSLLDICFTSSCVPQMLVNLRNPKKTITYSGCATQLYIFLWLGATDCVLLVVMAVDRYVAVCHPLRYVTVMHPKVCLQLAVLAWGSGLVQSLIQSTATLKLPFCSQRVVDDIVCEVPALIQLSSADTTYNEVQMSISSVILLVLPLAIILSSYGAIVKSVLKIKSPAGQRKAFGTCTSHLLVVSLFYGTVTGVYLQPKTHYAHEWGKFLTLFYTVITPTLNPLIYTLKNKEVKEAVIRLWWKTWISTKITKDAGI; encoded by the coding sequence ATGGGCACAGTTTGCAATGACACCCATGGTAATTTCATCCTCCGTGGCTTCTCTGACAAGCCATGTTTAGAGAAGGTACTTTTTGGGGTAATTTTGGTCTTTTATTGTTTGACTCTTGCTGGAAATACAATCATAATTTTTGTTTCCTCGAAGGACCCAAAACTGCAGATCCCAatgtacttcttcctttccaacctttccttattagatatttgtttcaCAAGCAGCTGTGTTCCTCAGATGTTGGTTAATTTGAGAAATCCAAAGAAAACTATCACCTATAGTGGCTGTGCCACTCAGCTCTACATCTTCCTGTGGCTTGGTGCCACTGATTGTGTCCTTCTTGTTGTCATGGCTGTGGACCGCTATGTGGCAGTGTGCCATCCTCTGAGATACGTAACTGTCATGCACCCTAAAGTCTGTCTGCAGCTGGCTGTCCTTGCTTGGGGTTCTGgcttggttcagtctctgatacAATCTACTGCTACCCTCAAGTTGCCCTTTTGCTCTCAGAGGGTAGTAGATGACATTGTGTGTGAAGTTCCAGCCCTGATTCAGCTCTCCAGTGCAGATACTACCTACAATGAAGTGCAGATGTCCATATCCAGTGTTATCCTCCTAGTGTTACCCTTGGCCATCATtctttcctcctatggtgctattGTGAAATCTGTGCTGAAGATAAAGTCACCTGCAGGGCAGAGAAAAGCATTTGGCACCTGTACTTCTCACCTTCTTGTAGTTTCCCTGTTCTATGGTACTGTCACAGGTGTCTATCTTCAACCTAAGACTCACTATGCTCATGAATGGGGCAAGTTTCTCACTCTTTTCTACACTGTAATAACTCCAACTCTTAACCCTCTCATTTATACATTGAAGAACAAGGAAGTAAAAGAAGCAGTGATAAGACTGTGGTGGAAGACTTGGATTTCCACAAAGATAACTAAAGATGCTGGCATatga